Proteins encoded together in one Anopheles darlingi chromosome 3, idAnoDarlMG_H_01, whole genome shotgun sequence window:
- the LOC125955456 gene encoding uncharacterized protein LOC125955456 encodes MSSFNRPVYTIASIRQELADNTLQVKAIIQETLAFRGSLEELNVLNEAGREKLGNLRRGIERLGIMAQDLGDEALYNEVEGQRKHYADTLQQFRKANISTMLEIEKANKKELFQLSPNASEMRQRSGKGHRATMLIRSATQRLQQENVTERMLSITQQLHDTTQRSAANLESLMNSSFVVKSTQNELHNTSGSISNSKMLLEKYARRDATDFAITVFGVMFFFATVMFVLWRRLF; translated from the coding sequence ATGTCGTCGTTCAACCGGCCCGTCTACACGATCGCCTCCATCCGGCAGGAGCTCGCGGACAATACCCTGCAAGTCAAAGCCATCATACAGGAAACGTTAGCGTTCCGCGGTTCGTTGGAGGAGCTGAATGTGCTGAATGAGGCGGGGCGGGAGAAGCTGGGCAACTTGCGGAGGGGTATCGAGCGCCTAGGTATAATGGCACAGGATCTAGGCGATGAAGCGCTATACAATGAGGTGGAAGGCCAGCGGAAGCATTATGCCGACACACTGCAGCAGTTCCGGAAAGCAAACATTAGCACgatgctcgagatcgagaaggcGAACAAGAAGGAGCTGTTCCAGCTGAGCCCGAATGCGAGCGAGATGCGGCAGCGCTCGGGCAAAGGCCACCGCGCCACGATGCTGATACGTTCCGCCacgcagcggctgcagcaagAGAACGTCACGGAGCGGATGCTTTCGATTacgcagcagctgcacgaCACCACGCAACGGTCGGCCGCCAACCTGGAATCTCTCATGAACAGCAGTTTCGTAGTGAAATCGACACAAAACGAGCTCCACAACACGTCCGGCTCGATAAGCAATTCCaagatgctgctggagaagtACGCCCGAAGGGACGCAACCGATTTCGCGATCACCGTCTTCGGCGTGATGTTTTTCTTCGCCACCGTCATGTTCGTGCTCTGGCGTCGGTTGTTCTGA